The Photobacterium sp. TY1-4 DNA window AGCCAGCAACAAATTTATTCGCCGGATAATGATACAGGTTAATGGGTGTGTCGACCTGCATCACCCGACCTTCGCACATCACACAGATGCGATCCCCCATCGTCATAGCTTCGACCTGATCATGGGTGACATAAATCATCGTTGAGCTCACCCCTTCTTCCTGCAGCTGGCGGTGCAACTGCATCAGGCTCACTCGCATCGAGACCCGCAATTTTGCATCCAGATTTGAGAGCGGCTCATCGAACAGAAACACATCCGGTTTGCGAACAATCGCCCGACCGACCGCAACACGCTGACATTGGCCGCCAGACATTTCTTTTGGCTTACGATCCAACAGCCCCATCAATTCAAGCTTCTCCGCAGCATCCATGACCCGCTGATGAATAATCGCTTTCTCGTAGCCGGCATTTTTCAGTCCGAAGGCCATATTCTGATAGGTTGTCATATGGGGATAGAGGGCATAGTTCTGGAACACCATCGAGATGCCCCGGTCTTTCGGCAGTAGATGATTCACACACTGATCACCAATCCAAATTTCACCGCCGGTATTGCTTTCAAGCCCGGCCACCATGCGAAGCGTGGTGGACTTGGCACACCCGGACGGACCGACCAACACCATAAACTCACCGTCCTGAATATCAAGATCTATACCGTGCACCGCCTTGAAACCGTTCGGGTACTGCTTTTCCAATTGTTTTAATTTTACCCCTGCCATGGGATCCTCCTGGATTCGGCTCGTGCCGACATTAACCTTTCACACCTGCGCTTGCCGCGCCCTCAATAAACTGCTTTTGGAACACCATGTAGAGCAATAGCATCGGCACAATGGCCATTAGAGCACCCGCCATCAACATGGGATACTCGACCCCGGCACGACTGGAAAGTGATGCTAAACCCACCGGCAAAGTCATTTTGTCAAACGATGTATTGACGATCAGCGGCCACATCAGGTTATTCCAGCTCCACAAGCCATTAATGATGACGCAAGCGATAATGCCCGGTCTGATCAATGGCAGCATGATTTTATAGAAAATCTGGAAATGATTGAGGCCGTCAACAATCGCTGCCTCTTCAATCTCCTTCGGGACCGTAATAAAAAACTGTCGGAGTAGAA harbors:
- a CDS encoding ABC transporter ATP-binding protein — translated: MAGVKLKQLEKQYPNGFKAVHGIDLDIQDGEFMVLVGPSGCAKSTTLRMVAGLESNTGGEIWIGDQCVNHLLPKDRGISMVFQNYALYPHMTTYQNMAFGLKNAGYEKAIIHQRVMDAAEKLELMGLLDRKPKEMSGGQCQRVAVGRAIVRKPDVFLFDEPLSNLDAKLRVSMRVSLMQLHRQLQEEGVSSTMIYVTHDQVEAMTMGDRICVMCEGRVMQVDTPINLYHYPANKFVAGFIGSPSMNLLLLDYHPDSASVSLTADYRMAIPASVRSHMQYYQGGKIWFGLRSEHIRIRHQASPSTVAATITNVERMGNEDLLHCHVGEHRLVVRAPSRPDWLPQINAQIFLELELQSVHLFDPDTEQALVQRKPDSKEHADPFTNQQEPSSGKLGPQTQQAAL